The Thermococcus henrietii genome segment TGGAGAACTTTTGTAGGATGTAGAATGTCTTTCCAGCTCTCCTCGGCCCGATTATAGCTACTGCCTTGTTCACCGCCAGCTCATCGGGAACGCTAAGCTCACGTTCGATACCATCAACGCTGAGATTGAGGTAGTCCATCACTACCTGTGCTATGACTCCCTCACGGCTCATGTTAAGTGAAAAGGTAAAAATCCTTAAAAAGTTTCCCTCTTAACTTAACAAAAATCCAGGAATCTTGCACTCTCAACTTAACACCTCAGCTCATCTCAAGCATTTTCTCGATGGCCTTCCTGGCCTTCTCGGCTATCTCAGCTGGAACCTCAACGCGGTATTTCACCTCCCTGAGAGACTCGTAGACACTCTGGAGCGTTATCGCCTTCATTCCAACGCAGACGGCGTCCTCCCTCGCGGGATAGAACTTTATGTTCGGGTAGAGCTTGCTCAGCCGGTAGACCATCTCCCTCTCGGTGAAGACGACCCACTCGTCGTGCTCGGGCGCGTGCCGTATCATTCCGCCGGTTGATACGATTATGTTGGCCCTTTCCTGAACTTCTGGCTCGCACTCTGGGTGAACCATCAGCTTGGCGTTTGGGTGGAGCTTCCTCGCGCGCTCAACGTCTTCGACGGTGAACTTCCTGTGGACGTAGCAGTGGCCGTTGGGAGGGACTGGGATTACCTTCTTCCCGGTCATCCTCGCCACGTAGCTCGCCAGGTTCTTGTCCGGGCCGAAGATGACGACGTCGGAATCGAGCTTTTCGACGATTTTGACAGCGTTGGCGGAGGTAACGGTCACGTCGGCGTAGGCCTTCGCCTCGGCGGTTGTGTTTACGTAGAGGACGACGGGAGCGTCTGGATACTGCCTCTTAGCTTCAAGTATGTGCTCGACCTTGAGCATGTTGGCCATCGCACAGGTGGCCCTTCTCTCGGGCAGGAGAACGGTCTTCTCCGGGTTGAGGATTTTAGCGGTCTCGGCCATGAAATCAACGCCCGCGAAGACTATGACGTCGGCATCAACGTTTATGGCCTTCCTCGCGAGCTCGAGGCTGTCCCCAAGGAAATCCGCCACGTCCTGAACCTCGGGGAGCTGGTAGTTGTGGGCCATGATTATCGCGTTGCGCTCCTCCTTAAGCCTCTCAATCTCGGCAATCAGCTTCTCCTTATCCATTTCACACCCCTCAGCGGGGGTAGAAAAGGGGAATTAAAAGGGTTTTTGAACACCTTTGGTTATGGGG includes the following:
- the nadA gene encoding quinolinate synthase NadA, giving the protein MDKEKLIAEIERLKEERNAIIMAHNYQLPEVQDVADFLGDSLELARKAINVDADVIVFAGVDFMAETAKILNPEKTVLLPERRATCAMANMLKVEHILEAKRQYPDAPVVLYVNTTAEAKAYADVTVTSANAVKIVEKLDSDVVIFGPDKNLASYVARMTGKKVIPVPPNGHCYVHRKFTVEDVERARKLHPNAKLMVHPECEPEVQERANIIVSTGGMIRHAPEHDEWVVFTEREMVYRLSKLYPNIKFYPAREDAVCVGMKAITLQSVYESLREVKYRVEVPAEIAEKARKAIEKMLEMS